A window from Pseudomonas frederiksbergensis encodes these proteins:
- a CDS encoding response regulator, whose protein sequence is MFKDDLRILLVEDHPFQLRATQYLLESYGFTQLTTTDSADGALHQMLKAVQPFDILLCDQCLPGLCGLDLVEFASQRGMIRQAILLSSLTSAELDELEKKANEHGLPLLGYLIKPLKQSEFRNLLTLASF, encoded by the coding sequence ATGTTCAAAGACGATCTGCGCATCTTGCTGGTAGAAGATCATCCCTTCCAACTCCGGGCGACTCAATACTTGCTTGAGAGTTACGGTTTCACTCAACTGACCACGACCGACAGCGCCGATGGCGCCTTGCATCAAATGCTCAAGGCAGTGCAACCGTTTGATATTCTTCTGTGCGATCAATGTCTGCCCGGTCTTTGCGGACTTGATCTGGTCGAATTTGCCAGTCAGCGGGGGATGATCAGACAGGCGATACTGTTAAGCAGCCTGACATCGGCTGAACTGGATGAACTTGAAAAAAAGGCCAACGAACACGGACTGCCATTATTGGGATACTTGATCAAACCTCTGAAACAATCCGAATTTAGAAACTTGTTGACCTTGGCATCATTCTAA
- a CDS encoding response regulator transcription factor — MNSVFIVDDHPVIRLAVRMLLEHEGYKVVGETDNGVDAMQMVRECMPDLVILDISIPKLDGLEVLARFNAMSTRLKTLVLTAQSPTLFGIRCMQSGASGYVCKQEDLSELVSAIKAVLSGYNYFPSQALNPVRCDDARFSDLELFKSVNDRELMVLQLFAQGRTNKEIAKGMFLSNKTVSTYKKRLMQKLEAKSLVELIDMAKRNALV, encoded by the coding sequence ATGAACTCCGTTTTTATTGTCGACGATCACCCAGTCATCCGCCTTGCCGTCAGAATGTTGCTTGAACATGAAGGTTACAAAGTCGTCGGCGAAACCGATAATGGGGTCGACGCCATGCAGATGGTTCGCGAATGCATGCCTGACCTCGTCATACTCGACATCAGCATTCCCAAACTGGACGGGCTGGAAGTTCTCGCCCGTTTCAACGCAATGAGTACCCGCCTGAAAACATTGGTATTAACAGCACAGAGCCCAACACTTTTCGGTATTCGCTGCATGCAATCCGGCGCATCGGGATATGTGTGCAAACAGGAAGACCTGAGTGAGCTGGTCAGTGCTATAAAAGCCGTATTGTCAGGTTACAACTACTTTCCCAGCCAGGCCTTGAATCCTGTTCGCTGTGATGATGCTCGTTTTTCCGACCTGGAATTGTTCAAGTCAGTCAATGATCGGGAACTGATGGTCTTGCAACTATTTGCCCAAGGACGCACCAACAAGGAAATTGCCAAAGGCATGTTTCTGAGCAACAAGACTGTTAGTACTTATAAAAAACGCCTCATGCAGAAACTCGAAGCCAAATCTCTGGTTGAACTCATCGATATGGCAAAACGTAACGCGTTAGTGTGA
- a CDS encoding transporter substrate-binding domain-containing protein translates to MPSRIKDYLTLMAAGLCLHTSVAAAQTVSENYNLMSRSMAGHQEVQLDKSQRQWIEHKRELILGTSAPDYPPFDLTISGHDYEGFTADYAGILGKTTGLPIKVLRFASREAAIEALESGKIDLLGTANGFEARNVDIVLSAPYAADQPVLVTREGETRSLTDGLSGLRLSMVYHYLPLEEVKAMYPGAIITSFPSYQNAINAVAFDQADVFLGDTISTHYMINKGYLNNIRMANFGKHEAHGFSFAVHKDNPQLLGIINAMLLAIPTSERDNIAKRWSAGSDMLLTDQKLQLTHKEERWLAQNPVVRVVVNEAFAPLTFFDSDGNFRGVTADLLELIRLRTGLRFDVRRSRSDEEMIQQISDNQADVIAALLPSAQRETTLNFTRPYLQNSFVLLTRKAADSPASLAQLEDKRLAIAQGNPLVDYLRSEFPRIKLIETPDTFSAVELLAEGKAEGAVNSLVIANYFISSQLFEHTLQISTTIGTRQAAFSLATSRDAKELNTILDKALLSIAPEELGIINSRWRGYSASSQSTWRNYHRLFYQVVIGAGVLLLISVAWNAYMRRQIKQRQAAERALNDQLEFMRSLVNGTPHPIYVRDRQGLLQSCNDSYLEAFCARREDVIGKSVMQASLSNAFEAREFQADYQRVVAEGNPLILDRALHIGERRLTIYHWILPYRDSSGEVQGIIGGWIDISERRQLFDDLREAKERADEANRAKTTFLATMSHEIRTPMNAVIGMLELTLKRIDHKHPDRPAIDVAYNSAKDLLELIGDILDIARIESGRLSLSPERVNPSEIVASVVRVFDGLARQKNLRLLLEFRPANPGFDVLLDPMRFKQVLSNLVSNAIKFTERGQIRIIVDLQPTTEPERVRMLLQVHDSGIGISEQDQQRLFEPFAQADHAVQSARGGAGLGLMISRSLCEMMGGSLQLSSQPGAGTHVEVSLHLATLPLVQMPETAEAKIRTTATPLNVLVVDDHPANRLLMCQQLEFLGHRFSVAPDGQAGLQAWEAEPFDLVIADCNMPVMNGYELARAIRQHEQKTHRPACTVLGFTANAQPEEIQRCKQAGMDDCLFKPLTLTALSQWFEGIRPTVRDPAFSLQGLRLLTGGDPVLDQRLLTELLNSNRLDRQELLALSPSKEPQPFLDVAHKIKGAARIVQASRVIDSCEAMEKACHEVFHQDQVADCSKAIERAMLELEQALQQQIGQNDKGRMTEP, encoded by the coding sequence ATGCCCAGTCGTATAAAGGATTATCTGACACTCATGGCCGCAGGTTTATGCCTGCACACCTCAGTGGCCGCTGCGCAGACCGTCAGCGAGAACTACAACCTGATGAGTCGCTCGATGGCTGGACACCAGGAAGTCCAACTGGATAAATCACAACGACAATGGATTGAGCATAAACGGGAACTGATCCTGGGCACGTCAGCCCCGGACTACCCCCCTTTCGACCTGACCATCAGTGGTCACGACTACGAAGGCTTTACCGCCGATTACGCAGGTATCCTTGGCAAAACAACCGGTCTGCCCATCAAGGTGCTGCGCTTTGCGTCCCGGGAGGCCGCGATCGAGGCGCTCGAAAGTGGCAAGATCGACTTGCTGGGGACCGCCAATGGTTTCGAAGCCCGCAACGTTGACATCGTACTTTCCGCACCCTACGCCGCAGACCAGCCGGTTCTGGTGACCCGCGAAGGTGAAACCCGATCCTTGACCGATGGCCTGTCCGGGCTACGGCTGAGCATGGTGTATCACTATTTGCCGCTGGAAGAGGTCAAGGCCATGTATCCGGGGGCGATCATCACGTCCTTTCCGTCCTACCAGAATGCGATCAATGCCGTTGCCTTCGATCAGGCTGACGTGTTTCTGGGTGACACGATTTCCACCCATTACATGATCAACAAGGGTTATCTGAACAACATCCGCATGGCCAACTTCGGCAAACACGAAGCCCACGGTTTCAGCTTTGCCGTGCATAAGGACAACCCGCAACTGCTCGGCATCATCAACGCAATGCTGTTAGCCATCCCCACCAGCGAACGAGACAACATTGCCAAGCGCTGGAGTGCCGGCAGTGACATGCTGCTCACCGATCAGAAACTGCAACTCACCCACAAAGAGGAACGCTGGCTGGCACAAAACCCGGTAGTGCGAGTGGTGGTCAATGAGGCTTTTGCGCCGCTGACGTTTTTCGACAGTGATGGCAACTTTCGTGGGGTTACTGCGGACTTGCTGGAGCTGATCAGATTGCGCACCGGCTTGCGCTTCGATGTCCGTCGCAGCCGCAGCGATGAAGAGATGATCCAACAGATCAGCGACAACCAGGCCGACGTGATCGCCGCACTTCTTCCCAGTGCCCAACGTGAAACGACGTTGAACTTCACCCGCCCCTATTTGCAAAACTCCTTTGTCCTGCTGACTCGCAAAGCCGCCGACAGCCCGGCAAGCCTTGCGCAGTTGGAGGACAAACGCCTGGCAATCGCCCAAGGCAATCCCCTGGTGGATTACCTGCGCAGCGAGTTCCCGCGGATCAAGCTGATTGAAACCCCGGATACCTTCAGCGCCGTGGAGTTGCTGGCCGAGGGCAAGGCAGAAGGTGCGGTGAATTCACTGGTGATTGCCAACTACTTCATCTCTTCGCAGCTCTTCGAGCACACCCTTCAAATCAGTACCACCATCGGCACCCGGCAAGCTGCGTTTTCACTGGCAACAAGCCGGGACGCCAAAGAACTGAACACCATTCTCGACAAGGCGCTGCTGAGCATTGCACCGGAAGAACTGGGCATCATCAACAGCCGCTGGCGCGGCTATTCGGCGTCCTCGCAAAGTACCTGGCGCAACTATCACCGTCTGTTCTACCAAGTCGTCATCGGTGCCGGGGTGCTGCTGCTGATTTCCGTTGCCTGGAACGCTTACATGCGGCGCCAGATAAAGCAGCGCCAGGCAGCCGAGCGTGCGTTGAACGATCAACTCGAATTCATGCGATCACTGGTCAACGGGACGCCTCATCCGATCTACGTCCGCGATCGCCAGGGACTGCTGCAAAGCTGCAACGACAGTTACCTGGAAGCCTTCTGCGCAAGACGTGAAGACGTCATCGGCAAAAGCGTCATGCAAGCCAGCCTGAGCAATGCGTTCGAAGCCCGGGAATTTCAGGCCGATTACCAGCGCGTCGTGGCCGAGGGCAATCCGCTGATTCTCGATCGCGCGCTGCACATCGGCGAGCGCAGACTGACGATTTACCACTGGATTCTTCCCTACCGTGATTCGAGCGGTGAAGTCCAAGGCATCATTGGCGGCTGGATCGACATCAGCGAACGGCGGCAACTGTTCGATGACCTGCGCGAGGCCAAAGAGCGCGCCGATGAAGCCAACCGTGCCAAAACCACCTTTCTGGCGACCATGAGCCATGAGATCCGCACTCCGATGAATGCGGTCATCGGCATGCTCGAACTCACGCTCAAACGCATCGATCACAAGCATCCGGATCGCCCGGCAATCGACGTGGCGTACAACTCGGCGAAAGACCTGTTGGAGCTGATCGGAGACATTCTCGACATTGCACGGATTGAATCCGGACGCCTGAGCCTGAGTCCTGAACGGGTCAATCCCAGTGAAATCGTGGCCTCGGTGGTGCGGGTCTTCGATGGACTGGCGCGTCAGAAAAATCTGCGGCTGCTACTGGAATTTCGCCCTGCCAATCCAGGGTTTGATGTCCTGCTGGACCCGATGCGCTTCAAACAGGTGCTGTCCAACCTGGTGAGCAACGCCATCAAGTTTACGGAACGCGGCCAAATCAGGATCATCGTCGACCTGCAGCCGACCACCGAGCCTGAGCGGGTCCGGATGTTGTTGCAGGTTCATGACAGCGGCATAGGGATCAGCGAACAGGATCAGCAGCGGTTGTTCGAACCCTTTGCTCAGGCCGATCACGCCGTGCAGTCAGCCAGAGGCGGGGCGGGGCTTGGGCTGATGATCAGCCGCAGCCTGTGCGAAATGATGGGCGGCAGCCTGCAATTGAGCAGCCAGCCGGGTGCCGGCACGCACGTCGAGGTGTCGTTGCACCTGGCAACATTGCCATTGGTACAGATGCCAGAAACTGCTGAAGCGAAAATCCGCACCACTGCGACTCCCTTGAACGTTCTGGTGGTCGACGATCACCCCGCCAATCGCTTGCTCATGTGCCAGCAACTGGAGTTTCTGGGCCATCGATTCAGCGTCGCGCCGGATGGACAGGCGGGGCTTCAGGCATGGGAAGCCGAGCCGTTCGATCTGGTGATTGCCGATTGCAACATGCCGGTCATGAACGGATACGAACTGGCCCGCGCCATTCGCCAACATGAACAAAAAACGCACCGCCCGGCCTGTACCGTGCTGGGTTTTACCGCCAACGCACAACCGGAAGAAATACAACGCTGCAAACAAGCCGGGATGGACGATTGCCTGTTCAAGCCACTTACCCTCACAGCCTTGAGTCAGTGGTTTGAAGGTATCAGGCCAACCGTGCGCGATCCTGCCTTCAGTCTGCAAGGATTGCGTCTTTTGACCGGCGGAGATCCGGTATTGGACCAGCGACTGTTGACCGAACTGTTGAACAGCAACCGTCTGGACCGACAAGAACTGCTGGCCCTGTCCCCCTCCAAAGAGCCTCAGCCATTTCTCGACGTCGCCCACAAAATCAAAGGCGCCGCCCGAATCGTCCAGGCGTCCAGGGTGATCGACAGCTGCGAGGCGATGGAAAAGGCCTGCCATGAAGTGTTCCATCAGGATCAAGTGGCCGATTGCAGCAAGGCTATAGAGCGCGCCATGCTCGAACTGGAGCAGGCATTGCAGCAACAGATCGGCCAAAACGACAAAGGCAGAATGACAGAGCCTTAA
- a CDS encoding HD domain-containing phosphohydrolase, whose protein sequence is MPSPLRPDQRRFPLHVHISVMFTFLLLLTGVVLGLFNYQQTTQIILSSSEKLFNRIEQDVRLDLHATYEPIRHLLSLLAQYPATQAPDLAQRLALLKPFSQSLKDNPDLASLYLGYGNGDFFMVRPLRTPELKTLLKAPDTAAYQVWSIERTGNSGQVRSQSLFFDQDLALISRQDNPDESYDPRTRAWYANARSDSNQITTEPYLFFSTRNVGTTLARRSGEQAVMGADLTLAALSATLAKHVVTPSTEIVLFDAEGNAIAYPDSSKLIIDDQTARLIKAADLSPSLGALLNNPSAGNRLDVAGRQWIVARSRMQEGGPQGLQLALLVPEDELLVDAYRMRWQGALITLATLLLCLPLGWLTSRILVKPLRALVQEADAVRSFDFNFPASRRSPVLEVDQLSVSMTRMKDTLASFFRITDSLSAETRFTPLLERVLFETVKIGQAQAGLIYLRESDGDRMEPHGLVLNGSSRALPPFHLRAHDSQAPQSPAWLQQLSKADNIVTTLGFEQAGDLQKVLHELECPRVHLIGIRLHNRHNETVGLLVLLLADSGNQSDLEKLRPDRIAFLQAVSGAAAVSIESQRLQAKQKQLLDSFIQLLAGAIDAKSPYTGGHCQRVPALTLMLAQAAAASQAPAFSGYQPNEDEWEALHIAAWLHDCGKVTTPEYVVDKATKLETLNDRIHEIRTRFEVLKRDAWISYWQAMALGGNEQHLAELRNATLAGLDDDFAFVARCNLGSEAMAESDQQRLRSIAQRSWTRTLDDRLGVSWEENRRQARTPAPALPVSEPLLADKPEHLFERPEAELIPEDNPWGFKLDVPRYKYNRGELYNLSVARGTLTREERYIINHHMVQTILMLSHLPFPGHLTNVAEIAGGHHEKMDGTGYPKQLKREEMSLPARMMAIADIFEALTAADRPYKKAKSLSEALGIMATMCRDAHIDPELFGLFINAQIYLEYADRFLDPQQIDAVDPASLLVKAGLA, encoded by the coding sequence ATGCCCAGCCCACTGCGCCCGGATCAACGTCGGTTTCCCCTGCACGTCCATATCAGTGTGATGTTCACATTCCTGCTGTTGCTGACCGGCGTGGTGCTGGGCCTTTTCAACTACCAGCAAACCACGCAGATCATCCTTTCCAGCAGTGAGAAACTCTTCAACCGCATCGAGCAGGATGTCCGTCTCGACCTGCACGCCACTTATGAACCGATTCGCCATCTGCTGTCCCTGCTGGCGCAATACCCGGCGACCCAGGCACCTGACCTTGCGCAACGCCTGGCGCTGCTCAAACCCTTCAGCCAGTCGCTCAAGGACAACCCCGACCTGGCCTCGTTGTACCTTGGCTATGGCAATGGCGATTTCTTCATGGTTCGGCCCTTGCGAACCCCCGAGTTGAAAACGCTCCTCAAGGCACCGGACACGGCGGCTTATCAGGTGTGGAGCATTGAGCGAACAGGCAACAGCGGCCAGGTCCGCTCCCAATCATTGTTTTTCGATCAGGATCTGGCCCTCATCAGCCGCCAGGACAACCCCGACGAATCCTACGATCCGCGAACCCGTGCCTGGTATGCCAATGCCCGTAGCGACAGCAATCAGATCACCACCGAACCCTATCTCTTTTTCTCCACCCGCAATGTCGGCACTACCCTGGCCCGGCGCAGTGGCGAACAGGCGGTCATGGGTGCCGACCTGACCCTGGCGGCACTCTCCGCAACCCTGGCCAAACATGTCGTGACCCCCAGTACCGAAATCGTGCTGTTCGATGCAGAAGGAAATGCCATCGCGTATCCCGACAGCAGCAAACTGATCATCGACGATCAGACTGCCCGCCTGATCAAAGCCGCCGACCTGAGCCCCAGCCTCGGTGCATTGCTCAACAATCCCTCCGCAGGTAATCGCCTGGATGTCGCCGGTCGTCAATGGATCGTTGCCCGCAGCCGCATGCAGGAGGGCGGCCCTCAGGGGCTGCAACTGGCGCTGCTGGTGCCGGAAGATGAATTGCTGGTCGATGCCTACCGCATGCGCTGGCAAGGCGCGCTGATTACCCTGGCCACGCTGTTGCTGTGCCTGCCGCTGGGCTGGCTGACCTCACGAATCCTGGTCAAACCCTTGCGCGCGCTGGTGCAGGAGGCCGATGCGGTGCGCAGTTTCGACTTCAACTTTCCGGCCTCGCGTCGCTCTCCCGTGCTCGAAGTCGACCAACTGAGCGTGTCGATGACGCGCATGAAAGACACCCTGGCGAGTTTTTTCCGGATCACCGACAGCCTGAGCGCCGAGACTCGCTTCACCCCCTTGCTGGAACGGGTGTTGTTTGAAACCGTGAAAATCGGCCAGGCCCAGGCCGGCCTGATCTACCTGCGCGAAAGTGATGGCGATCGAATGGAGCCCCATGGCCTGGTCCTCAACGGTTCCTCACGGGCATTGCCGCCATTTCATCTTCGAGCACACGACTCCCAGGCGCCGCAAAGCCCGGCATGGCTACAACAGCTGTCGAAGGCCGACAACATCGTCACCACGCTTGGTTTCGAACAGGCCGGGGATTTGCAAAAGGTGTTGCATGAGCTGGAGTGTCCCCGCGTCCACCTGATCGGCATTCGACTGCACAATCGTCATAACGAAACCGTGGGCCTGCTGGTCCTGCTATTGGCCGATAGCGGCAACCAGAGCGATCTGGAGAAACTTCGTCCGGACCGCATCGCGTTCCTCCAGGCTGTGTCAGGCGCGGCCGCCGTCAGTATTGAAAGTCAGCGTCTGCAAGCCAAACAAAAACAACTGCTGGATTCCTTCATTCAACTTCTGGCGGGGGCGATTGACGCCAAAAGCCCCTATACCGGCGGTCACTGCCAGCGAGTACCGGCGCTGACCCTGATGCTCGCCCAAGCCGCCGCTGCCAGCCAGGCCCCCGCCTTCAGTGGCTATCAACCCAACGAAGATGAATGGGAAGCGCTGCACATCGCCGCCTGGCTGCACGACTGCGGCAAGGTCACCACCCCGGAATATGTGGTCGATAAAGCCACGAAGCTGGAAACCCTCAACGACCGTATTCACGAAATCCGCACCCGTTTCGAAGTGCTCAAGCGCGATGCCTGGATCAGCTATTGGCAAGCCATGGCCCTGGGCGGTAACGAGCAGCACCTGGCCGAACTGCGCAACGCCACGCTGGCGGGGCTGGACGATGATTTCGCGTTCGTTGCCCGCTGCAACCTGGGCAGCGAGGCAATGGCCGAGTCCGACCAGCAACGCCTGCGCAGCATTGCCCAACGCAGCTGGACCCGAACCCTGGATGACCGGCTGGGCGTTTCCTGGGAAGAGAATCGACGTCAGGCACGGACCCCGGCACCGGCACTGCCGGTCAGCGAGCCATTGCTGGCGGACAAACCCGAGCACCTGTTCGAACGCCCCGAAGCCGAGTTGATTCCAGAGGACAATCCCTGGGGGTTCAAGCTCGATGTGCCGCGCTACAAGTACAACCGGGGCGAGCTCTACAACCTGAGCGTTGCCCGAGGCACCCTGACCCGTGAGGAGCGTTACATCATCAATCACCACATGGTGCAGACGATTCTGATGCTCAGCCACCTGCCCTTCCCCGGCCACCTCACCAACGTCGCGGAGATCGCCGGCGGCCACCACGAGAAAATGGACGGCACGGGGTATCCCAAACAGTTGAAGCGCGAAGAAATGAGCCTGCCGGCGCGGATGATGGCGATTGCCGATATTTTCGAAGCCCTGACCGCCGCCGATCGCCCCTACAAGAAAGCCAAGTCCCTGAGCGAAGCGCTGGGCATCATGGCCACCATGTGCCGGGATGCTCACATCGATCCCGAGTTGTTCGGGCTGTTCATCAACGCGCAAATCTACTTGGAGTACGCCGATCGTTTCCTCGATCCCCAACAGATCGATGCGGTTGATCCGGCAAGCCTGCTGGTCAAGGCAGGCCTGGCATGA
- a CDS encoding GAF domain-containing protein, with translation MIDLQKSGQGLEGYGMLWAQLESLLADERDFIANAAQFSAFLFNQLDDLNWAGFYLNRNEELVLGPFQGQIACVRIPFGRGVCGAAAATLQTQLVEDVHAFPGHIACDSASNSELVVPLVKDGRLIGVLDLDSPKLARFTVEDQAGIEQLAAIFLRLTDC, from the coding sequence ATGATCGATTTACAAAAGAGCGGCCAGGGCCTCGAAGGCTACGGCATGCTGTGGGCGCAATTGGAGTCATTGCTGGCGGACGAACGGGATTTCATCGCCAACGCCGCGCAGTTCTCGGCGTTCCTGTTCAACCAGCTCGATGACCTGAACTGGGCCGGGTTCTACCTCAATCGCAATGAAGAGCTGGTGCTTGGCCCGTTTCAGGGACAGATCGCCTGCGTGCGGATTCCGTTCGGCCGTGGCGTGTGCGGAGCGGCAGCGGCTACCTTGCAGACCCAATTGGTCGAGGATGTGCATGCGTTTCCCGGGCACATCGCTTGCGACAGTGCGTCGAACAGCGAGCTGGTGGTGCCACTGGTCAAGGACGGTCGATTGATTGGCGTGCTGGACCTCGATAGCCCGAAACTGGCGCGTTTTACCGTTGAAGATCAGGCTGGTATCGAGCAATTGGCGGCGATTTTCCTGCGCCTGACCGACTGCTGA
- a CDS encoding ATP-binding protein has translation MDSRLNAFLERADAVLARIEPLLPAPRQTIDWTHCLAARWQREGRSGFLLPLQVSLDTRLTDLVGVDRQVEQLGRNTLQFLDGMPANHALLWGSRGTGKSSLVRALLAEHAEAGLRLIEIERDHLADLPRIVEQIAKLPQRFVLFCDDLSFESGEGDYRVLKSVLDGSLEQAPDNVLLYATSNRRHLVPEKESDNENWKRVDGELHPSEAVEDKIALSDRFGLWLSFYPFTQEHFLNVVEHWIGQLADKAGLKWQRDEELDILAVRWATGRGNRNGRCAYQFARYWVGLKLLEHKA, from the coding sequence GTGGATTCCCGATTAAATGCTTTTCTTGAACGCGCCGATGCCGTTCTGGCCCGTATCGAACCGCTGCTGCCAGCACCTCGGCAAACCATCGACTGGACTCACTGCCTGGCCGCGCGCTGGCAACGTGAGGGCCGCAGCGGTTTTCTGTTGCCGCTGCAAGTCAGCCTCGACACACGTTTGACCGACCTGGTCGGTGTCGACCGTCAAGTGGAGCAACTGGGGCGTAATACCCTACAGTTCCTCGACGGCATGCCGGCCAACCACGCGCTGCTCTGGGGTTCGCGTGGAACCGGTAAATCGTCGCTGGTTCGCGCCTTGCTGGCCGAACACGCCGAAGCCGGTTTGCGCTTGATCGAAATCGAGCGCGATCACCTGGCGGACTTGCCGCGTATTGTCGAACAGATCGCCAAGTTGCCCCAGCGTTTCGTGCTGTTCTGCGATGATCTGTCGTTCGAGTCGGGCGAGGGCGATTACCGCGTGCTCAAAAGCGTGCTCGACGGCTCTCTCGAACAGGCGCCGGATAACGTTTTGCTGTACGCCACGTCCAACCGTCGCCATCTGGTGCCGGAAAAGGAAAGCGATAACGAAAACTGGAAACGCGTTGACGGCGAACTACATCCCAGTGAGGCGGTGGAAGACAAGATTGCGCTGTCGGATCGTTTCGGATTGTGGCTGTCGTTCTATCCGTTTACCCAGGAGCACTTCCTCAACGTCGTCGAACACTGGATCGGTCAACTGGCCGACAAGGCGGGCCTCAAGTGGCAGCGGGACGAAGAACTGGACATCCTCGCGGTACGTTGGGCCACGGGCCGCGGTAATCGCAACGGACGTTGCGCGTATCAATTTGCCCGCTATTGGGTCGGGCTGAAGCTGTTGGAGCACAAGGCATGA